The Marivirga salinae DNA window TGCTTTTGATTGACCCGCAGCATACCAATGATTAACTAATTCACCTGATGATTCGTACATTTTACTCATTTCTATACTATTAAATTTTGAAGGGATTCTGGGGTCTTTTGCTTTAATATCTTTCCATTTCTACTAAAAAGTAGACGGATAAAATAATAGATAAAATTATGCTCATTCAAATCCACATCAATTTTATGCTGAATTAAAAGATGCATTTTTTCGTATTCACTCCAATGCGCTGATGGAAAATGGTGGTGGACAGTATGATATCCATTATTAAAATTCAAAAAGTTAATAAGCTTGCCCGTGAAGTTTCTAGAATGGTTATATTTTGAAAATGGATCGCAACCGGCATGTTGAAAGTAATTAAAACTAACCAATACAAGTTGACCCAAAAAATGAGGTAATATAATATACAATATAGTCGCCTCAAATTTAAAAATCAGCATCAATATATAGGTGCAAATAATCACCCGGCTTTCAGTTTCTCTAACCACTACTCTTTTTTTATTCACAGTATTTTGTAGCCATTTCCTTTTTGATTTCAAAAATTTTATGGGCGTAATACAGGCATATCTTATAATATTAATGGCTTCGGATTTATGGGTAAATTGATTTGTATTTCCCCAATCATTAGATTTATTGTTTTCTTTATGGTGGTTTACAAGATGAATGACATAAGCACCGCTCATACTTGTGCCAGTAAAAACCCCTAATATGTTTTCATAAAAACGATTGAGAACCTTGGAATTAAAAACTGAATAATGGAGGTGGTTATGTTTGATGCTGTAAAGTATAAATACTGAAATTATAATGAACGGAAGCCAGAATAGGTAGTAGCTTGGTTCAATCCACCAAAGCAAAATCCTTACGGCTATTATTATCAGCAGAAAAAAAAGTGTCCTTATGTCTTTAGTGTTTTTCAATATTTTAATTTTTCATGCTTAATGAAAAAGTTCTTTACATTTTAAGGCCTTGATCAATCTCAATATATTTATTCAAATCATTGATTGAAAAAACCTGCTGTTCACCATTGTGCCATTGAACTTTGACTTGTAAATTTTCAATTTGATGCTTTTTATGCCCTAGACCAAAAAGTAAGCGGCTATCTCCCATAGCACTAAACCCATTTACCAATCTCATTTCTCGGTATTGTTCCTGTTGGCCGCCATTCACTTCGTAGATAATCCATACTTTAGACCCCACGGCTTCAGAATTGGTTGTATGGCCATTTCCTTTAAGTCTTAGTCCCACCCAATTATGGTTCTTCAATTCATTTTCATAAAGAATTGGTGCTCCAAACTGATCAGTAATTAAAATATCTAGATCCCCATCGTTGTCGAAATCGACTAAGGCAACTCCTCTTGTATTTGCTTGATGATTAAAGTCCAATTGTTCAGCAATATCTACAAAGCCTTTACCGTAATTATTAATTAAAATTCTATCCGGTTCATTAGGGTAAATATAGCAGCCTCGAATATCAGCCCATTTATCAGCAAAACTGTGAATCTCAGGGCCAGTTCTTGCTATTTGGGCTTGGTAATACCAATAATCTGCAGGTTCCTCAAACTTCGGATCCCAGGAGGCATCAACCATTCCGTTTGCTTGCACAATATCTTGCCAGCCATTTAAATTCAGATCACCGATAGCTGCTCCCCAGCCAAACCGATTTGTATTGAGCGCATTGAGTTGTGATGCTTGTTCTTCAAAATCTGCTTTAAGCGCATCTTTTTCAGTGTAATTCATCCAAAGCAAACTTCCTTCAGCCTGCATGGCATGGTGGACATTACTGATATAGACATCCTCTTTTCCATTTTTATCCAAATCACCCACTGATACATTCATACCTTTATAGGTGTCTAATCCTAAATCACCATAAAATTCGCCTTCTTGTCTTTTAAAATATTTACCTCCCATGTTCAAGTAACAATCATCACGTCCGAAATCATTGGCAATGTATAAATCAGTAAAGCCATCATTATTAATATCCACAGTTCCTACCGCAAGACTCCATCTGGTAGCTCCTAATCCTAAACTATCACTATTCAAAAGCGAAAAAGCAGAAGAGTCACGATTGTTCTTTAGCAAATAATTTAATCCGCCATTATTGGCATTATGCCAGCTTTCATGCATAAATTGAAACATTCTGTCATCTCCTTCATAAGCGGGTTCAGGAAGTTTAAAAATGTTCAATTCCTCCCTCTTGTCTTTATAGGCAGGCAAATGAGTTTGAAGTGTGTTGGTTATTAGTAAATCTAGGTACCCATCATTATCATAATCAAATGCATTGGCTGCAAGGCAAACGGTGTGTTGATTTTCTAGAAAAGGAACCTTTACTTCCTTAAAAATGATATCTTCTTTGGAAGTACTTAAGTTTTCGAAAAGATGGGATTTTCCAAACCCAAAGCCTACAAATAAGTCCTTGTCACCATCATTATCATAGTCCATAAAGAAAGCAAAACCGGGCACTCCAAATTTTACAGGATCATCCAAATAATGGTCTAAGTCAGGTATATTGATTTTTTCAAAGCTTAAATTTCCTTTATTAATATATAGCTTGGCTTTCCATTCAGAAGCTTTGAGTGGCTGGGTAAGAAAAATATCCGGCAGTCCATCCTTATTTATATCAGCTACAGCTGAAGCATCACCCACAGAAAGTATCCATTTGGCCACATGTGCCAGACGGGGATCAGTTTGCTCAAGTAAGCAGCTTTTAGCCCAACCCAAGCCGCTGTGCTCGGAGGTAATCCTCTTTAAGTTCATGGTATCCTCTTCTGGGATAAGCGACTCTTTATTATTAATATTAAAAGCCAATAAAACGGGAATGGAAAAAATGAAAAGCAATACGGCATGTGGGATTTTAGCTTTAATTGCCCATACTGGAGAAAGTCCACCTTCTGTCCAAAATTGTTTTCCCAAGAAATATAAATAACGAATTCCGGCCACTGTGATACCCGCAAAAAAGAAAGTGTACAGACTGAATTTTAGGTGAAAGAGCAAATCAAAGAAGGCAATCAATAACCCGACAATTATCTGATCAGACTTCTTGGAAGGACTTGTTGCAGGATCAGTAATCATATAAAATGTAAAGAGATAAAATGCAGGAGAAGTAAGGGAGCCAATAAATAAAGTTTCCCATGGAATAATATGCTCCATAATGTAGGCCCGTAAGATTGTTTGCAGAAAAAACGCCAATAAAAATGAGCCAATTAACCAACCTCTATTTATCTTAAAATAGAATAAGAAAAGTGCTCCTGTTACAATAAAGAAACCCATTAACCAGGCTGTTTCAGCGCTACCATACCATTGGTAGGCAGGTGCTAAGGTTACATATTCTGAACCTAATAAAATGCAAACGCAAATGGCGAATAGAGATGGATTAAAAAAATGTTTGCCTTTTAGAGTAATCAGGTATTTTGAAGCAATACAAATAAATACTGGTAGCCATAAATTATGCATACCGAAAGACCAATTGAGAATAAGGGCCAGAGAGCTACAAGAAATCATAGCCGAGAGTGGGAATATTTTCCGTCCTCTTAATAAACCGCTTAATACTACATCAAGCAAAGCACCAGCCGCAATTAAAATGAAAATATGCATAGGCTGACGACTAAAGCCCAAAACAGTCATCCCTAAAACAAGGTAAAGGAATAGTAAACCGAAAGCACGCCAGCGCACATCAGATCGTGCAGGTAACTGATAGGTTCCTGTCCATGTTGAGGGCTTAATATTGATCATAATAGAACATTAAAGTGATTAATGCGATACTTAAAAAGCTGAAAAAAATATTATTTCGAGATGTAATTCGGTTGATTCTGTTAAATTTTATATCATCGGAAGCATACCAAATTGCTTTTTTTCCTTTTGTATTATTTCCAACTAGCGTTTTAAAATTATGCGCATAAAAAGTATCGGTAAACAATATTAATATCAATTTAAAAAGAAATAGTGAAAGAAGAAGCAAGCCATTTTCATCAAATGCATTAAAAGTAATGTAGAGTTTAAATAGTAAGCTAAAAATAATAATTACACTGATTATATTATATAAAATCCCATAAGATGGAGTCCAGTTTTTGCTGACGAACATCAAATAAGATTGTATTAGCATCCGTAAATAAAAAAGGCAGATGATTAAAATTAAGACCAATTTTAATGTGCTATTCTCCAGAAAAAAATATAAGAAAACCGGAAAAATAAAATAATTGAATAACGCATAACCTAACCAAAATGCTTTAGCGGCTGATATTTTACCCCCAATCTTTGCCTGCTTATTCTGATTGAAATAATAACTTGCAGTTATTGATGTGGTAATTGTCAATAGTCCAAAAAAGATAAATACCATTTACGTTTATTACGGTTTAGGAACGATTGTAAATATAATTTATTTTAGACTGCTAATCATAGCCACGAACCACCATTTTTTATAGTTCGTTGAGTGAGAAAATAAAAACTGAGAATCAGGCTAGGTTCAATAGATGTTTATCTTATTTTAAACATAATTTGTAATTCCACTTAGGAATCTAAAAATGGGAAGTGGCTAAACATTAGGTTTTTCAAAACTATCCTTCTACCTTTGCAGTCCTCAAAACGAGTAGTTAAAATATTGATTAACAAATAGCTACTCTTTTGGGAGAATATTCACGAGAGGAGGTGTAAATTATGATCGTAGTAAACGTAAAAGAAAACGAATCGATTGACAAAGCTTTAAAACGCTTTAAGAAGAAGTTTGAAAAGACTGGTGCTTTAAAAGAAGTACGTTCTCGTCAACACTTTGTAAAACCTTCTGTTGCAAGAAGAAAAGAAGTTATCCGTGCAGCATATAGGCAAAAAATGAGGGATTTAGACAGCTAATTTTATTTAGCTTTTATCAAATAATTTTACTAAGTTAGTATTCACACGCTGAATTGCGAAGTTGAATACTAACTTTTTTTATGCTCGATACTTTCTTCAAATACATACAGTTTGAAAAACGATACAGTTCTCATACCTTAGTTTCTTACCAAAACGATTTAAATCAATTTTCAAAGTATTTATTAGAGCAATACCAAACCACAGATTTATTAAAAGCAGAACATCGCCACATCCGATCTTGGATTGTCAATTTGATGCAAGAAGGAGTAAAACCAAGAACCATAAATAGAAAAATTATTGCGCTTCGCAGTTTTTATAAATTTGCCATTTCTCGAGAAGCAATTCTCCAAAACCCAACCCAAAAAATTAAGGCTTTAAAGTCAGCAAAAGAATTGCCTCAGTTTGTTCAAGAAAAAGAGATGGATAATTTATTATCTAATATAGATTTTCCAGATGGATTTGAGGGAAATCGTGATGCTTTGATCATGGAATTGCTTTATGGAACTGGGATGAGGCTAGCAGAATTGATTGGTTTGAAGGAAGATGATTTCAATCGACAAGCCGGTACCATAAGAATTTTAGGAAAGGGAAATAAAGAAAGAGTTGTGCCGTTTCACATAGAAATAAGTAGGAGATTGGATAGTTATATTTTTCATAAAAAAGAATTGTTTTCACACAACGGACAGAGCCCATTAATCGTTTCTAATAATGGAAACAAAGCCTACCCTATGTTGATAAATAGGATAACCAAAAAATATTTAGATCAGGTCACAACGATCAATAAAAGAAGTCCTCATGTTCTGAGGCACTCTTTTGCAACACATTTATTAAACAAAGGGGCAGATTTGAATGCGGTGAAAGATATGCTAGGGCATAGCAGCTTAGCCGCAACGCAAGTCTATACCCATAATTCGCTTGACAAACTCAAAAAAGTGTTTGATCAGGCACATCCTAAAGCGTAAGTTTAACCGTAAAACACAAAAATCATGAAGCTACAAATGCATTCGATCCACTTTGACGCAGACGCAAAATTACTTGACTTCATTCAGAAAAGAATTGACAAACTGGAAACTTTCTATGACCGGTTTATTGATGGAGAGGTTTTTTTAAGATTGGATAAGGACTCAAGTAAAGAGAATAAAATAGTTGAAGTAAAGTTAAACATTCCTGGTAACCAGTTGTTTGCAAAAGAAAAAAGTGATTCTTTTGAGGCTGGTGTGGACAACGCTTCTGAGGCATTAAGAAGACAGATTAAAAAGTTTAAGGAAAAACAAATGGCACATTAATTGCCAACACATATTTATTAAATAACAAAGCCCGGTTTCGATCGGGCTTTTTATATGTTCTAACTTTACAAATAAAAATTATACCCTCTATCAATTAAAATTAAATACTAAGCCTAATCTTAAAGCAAAACCATAAAATTCACGTTGTTTTGTAAAGCAATTTTAATTATTCTCATGAGCAATAAATTTATCCTTTTCATATTTTCGATTTTATTGACATTTGGAGCAAAAGCTCAATACGTAATGGAGCAAGACAGCTCTATTTTACTAAATAATATGTATATCCAAATGGAAGTAAATGCTTCTGTTAATGCAATTTATAATGCTGAGCATGATAGAGTAGAAAAAGATTTTAAATGGTTGCGTTATCGTTTTCCTAATCACCCTTTGCCGTATTTTTTATATGGTCTTAATGAATGGTGGAAAATTGTACCAGAACCCTACCTTCATCCAGATAATGAAAAAATGATTGCCTACTTGGATACAGCTCAGTTTTATGCGGAAGCTAGATTTGATAGAGATGAAGAGGATATGGAAGCAGCTTTTTTCTTAGCGGCAATTCATGGCTTTAAAGGCAGGTTTTATGCGGAAAATCAAAGCTGGACGAAAGCAACATTTGCAGCAAAAAAAGCTTTGGATTTTATGGAAATTAGTAAAAACCACAAAAACCTGAGCCCTGAATTTCTTTTTGGAGATGCTTTATATAATTATTATGTAGAATGGGTGCCAGAGCACTACCCTATTTTAAAACCTGTTTTAAGGTTTTTTGAGGATGGCGATAAAGAGTTGGGGGTAAAACAATTAACCAAAGTTGCTCAAAATGCATTTTATACCCGAACAGAAGCACAATATTTTTTAATGAGAATTTGGGCATTAGATGAAGGGGAATTAAAAAAAGGCTTACAACTATCAGAATACCTTCATGAAACCTATCCGCAAAATGCTTATTTCCACCGGTTTTATGCAAGACTGCTTTATACTGCAGGAAAAATAAATGATGCAGAACGAGAATGTTTAGAGATTTTTCAAAATATTGACAGTGCAAAAACGGGCTATGGAGGAACATCAGGACGCTATGCAGGGTTTTTCTTAGGTCAAATCTATGAACGGAAACAAAACTTAGACGAAGCAAAGCATTATTATGAGCGAGCAATGTTGGCATCTGAAAGTATTGAAGAAGAGGAAGCGGGCTATTATTTGTTTAGTATTTATCATCTTGGATTAATAGCAGAAAAGCAAGGTAATGAGGAGCTGGCTAAAGAATATTATAAGAAAACTAAAAGGAAAGCTAGTAGAAAGCAAGGCGTTCATCAAAACGCACGAGATAAGCTAAAAGATTTGTAGTTTTGGAAAGTGAAATCCATTGATTTAATTATAGCGCCCCTAACATTATTTGTGTTATTGCTTTTGGGTTATCTCATAAGAGAAATTTCAGCTAGTAAAGAGACTAAAAAATA harbors:
- the hpf gene encoding ribosome hibernation-promoting factor, HPF/YfiA family translates to MKLQMHSIHFDADAKLLDFIQKRIDKLETFYDRFIDGEVFLRLDKDSSKENKIVEVKLNIPGNQLFAKEKSDSFEAGVDNASEALRRQIKKFKEKQMAH
- a CDS encoding tetratricopeptide repeat protein, giving the protein MSNKFILFIFSILLTFGAKAQYVMEQDSSILLNNMYIQMEVNASVNAIYNAEHDRVEKDFKWLRYRFPNHPLPYFLYGLNEWWKIVPEPYLHPDNEKMIAYLDTAQFYAEARFDRDEEDMEAAFFLAAIHGFKGRFYAENQSWTKATFAAKKALDFMEISKNHKNLSPEFLFGDALYNYYVEWVPEHYPILKPVLRFFEDGDKELGVKQLTKVAQNAFYTRTEAQYFLMRIWALDEGELKKGLQLSEYLHETYPQNAYFHRFYARLLYTAGKINDAERECLEIFQNIDSAKTGYGGTSGRYAGFFLGQIYERKQNLDEAKHYYERAMLASESIEEEEAGYYLFSIYHLGLIAEKQGNEELAKEYYKKTKRKASRKQGVHQNARDKLKDL
- the rpsU gene encoding 30S ribosomal protein S21, producing MIVVNVKENESIDKALKRFKKKFEKTGALKEVRSRQHFVKPSVARRKEVIRAAYRQKMRDLDS
- a CDS encoding tyrosine-type recombinase/integrase, with product MLDTFFKYIQFEKRYSSHTLVSYQNDLNQFSKYLLEQYQTTDLLKAEHRHIRSWIVNLMQEGVKPRTINRKIIALRSFYKFAISREAILQNPTQKIKALKSAKELPQFVQEKEMDNLLSNIDFPDGFEGNRDALIMELLYGTGMRLAELIGLKEDDFNRQAGTIRILGKGNKERVVPFHIEISRRLDSYIFHKKELFSHNGQSPLIVSNNGNKAYPMLINRITKKYLDQVTTINKRSPHVLRHSFATHLLNKGADLNAVKDMLGHSSLAATQVYTHNSLDKLKKVFDQAHPKA
- a CDS encoding FG-GAP-like repeat-containing protein, which gives rise to MINIKPSTWTGTYQLPARSDVRWRAFGLLFLYLVLGMTVLGFSRQPMHIFILIAAGALLDVVLSGLLRGRKIFPLSAMISCSSLALILNWSFGMHNLWLPVFICIASKYLITLKGKHFFNPSLFAICVCILLGSEYVTLAPAYQWYGSAETAWLMGFFIVTGALFLFYFKINRGWLIGSFLLAFFLQTILRAYIMEHIIPWETLFIGSLTSPAFYLFTFYMITDPATSPSKKSDQIIVGLLIAFFDLLFHLKFSLYTFFFAGITVAGIRYLYFLGKQFWTEGGLSPVWAIKAKIPHAVLLFIFSIPVLLAFNINNKESLIPEEDTMNLKRITSEHSGLGWAKSCLLEQTDPRLAHVAKWILSVGDASAVADINKDGLPDIFLTQPLKASEWKAKLYINKGNLSFEKINIPDLDHYLDDPVKFGVPGFAFFMDYDNDGDKDLFVGFGFGKSHLFENLSTSKEDIIFKEVKVPFLENQHTVCLAANAFDYDNDGYLDLLITNTLQTHLPAYKDKREELNIFKLPEPAYEGDDRMFQFMHESWHNANNGGLNYLLKNNRDSSAFSLLNSDSLGLGATRWSLAVGTVDINNDGFTDLYIANDFGRDDCYLNMGGKYFKRQEGEFYGDLGLDTYKGMNVSVGDLDKNGKEDVYISNVHHAMQAEGSLLWMNYTEKDALKADFEEQASQLNALNTNRFGWGAAIGDLNLNGWQDIVQANGMVDASWDPKFEEPADYWYYQAQIARTGPEIHSFADKWADIRGCYIYPNEPDRILINNYGKGFVDIAEQLDFNHQANTRGVALVDFDNDGDLDILITDQFGAPILYENELKNHNWVGLRLKGNGHTTNSEAVGSKVWIIYEVNGGQQEQYREMRLVNGFSAMGDSRLLFGLGHKKHQIENLQVKVQWHNGEQQVFSINDLNKYIEIDQGLKM
- a CDS encoding fatty acid desaturase family protein, giving the protein MKNTKDIRTLFFLLIIIAVRILLWWIEPSYYLFWLPFIIISVFILYSIKHNHLHYSVFNSKVLNRFYENILGVFTGTSMSGAYVIHLVNHHKENNKSNDWGNTNQFTHKSEAINIIRYACITPIKFLKSKRKWLQNTVNKKRVVVRETESRVIICTYILMLIFKFEATILYIILPHFLGQLVLVSFNYFQHAGCDPFSKYNHSRNFTGKLINFLNFNNGYHTVHHHFPSAHWSEYEKMHLLIQHKIDVDLNEHNFIYYFIRLLFSRNGKILKQKTPESLQNLIV